The sequence GTTTTTTTTGGAGCGGTGTCCTTTTTCCAATTCCAATTGGTGCTTTAAAGAATGGTTGGAATTCTCTCGCTCAGGCTTTTAATAATTTTTTTAAAGGTAAAAATATTCCTAAGGCTAATCAATCATTATTAGAGTATAAACCTATTATGACTGATATTGAAATTACACCGCAAGGACCTATGCCTAAAATTGATTTTAAACCAATTGAACCTAAGGATATTATTCATAATTCTTTCAATAAAGGTGATTTGCCTCCTAGCTCTCCAAAATCAAAACCTAGTGAAAGTTTTGATTCATATCTTGATAGATATAAGAATTTTAATGGTTCTAGATTTGAAAAAAGTCCGCAAGACTTTGTTCATTTTAACCCAAAATTTGAAAAAATGGATTTACCTCATAACGCAGCTACTTTTCATTTAAAAGATAATTCTTTTGTTGCTTCTAAAATCAAGCAAGAGTTTACACCTATGCCTATAAAAGATACATTTAAAGTTAATAGCCCTGTTGAAACAAAAGTTAAATTTGATTTTTCAACTATTTTAGAAAAGCCAAAAAATCCTAAAAATCCAAATTTGCCAATGACTATTAGAAAAGTTTCTGAAAATGGAAATAAAAGTAATTATAAAGGTATTATAACAACGCCTGATAATAGTATAATTGATGTTAGTGTTGTTGAGACTAAAACTCCTAGTGGCGGTAAAATTCAAGATGTAACTTTAACTTATCCTTATATTGGACCAAATAAAAGTAATCTTAAATTTAATACAGGATATACTATTACTATTGATAAAAGTGGTGCTGTGACTAATACTATATCTAATAATAGCACTATTTACAATCCAACTACAAATACTACAACCGTAAATAATATAAGTAATACAGTTGTTCCTAATGCTTCTCCTGATTTAAGTAGCGTTGTTAATGCTATCAATAAAGTTGGTTCAAAAGTTGATACTACAAATAAAATATTAAATGATATTAAAGCTCAGCAAAAAGCCGAATGGGAATATAATCCTGGTATTAATATTGCTACCGCTACTTCTAAATTAAATACTGAGATGTCAAAATTTGATGGCTCTGTTGATGACATATTAAATTTTCTTAATGGTTTAAAAGATAATATAAATGACGCTAAAAATCAAGTTGATAGTGCTGTTGATTTAATTCAAAATGGTATTGATTCTCCAAATATTCCGCGTGGAACTTGTCCTTTTAATATAAGTGGTCCTGCTCCTGGTAGTGGCACTAAGAATACTTTTACTATTGACCCTTGTCGTTTTGTTGCACCATATAAACCTATTTTAACTCTTTTTTTTACTGCTATTTTGTCTTGGGGTGTTTTGATTTTTTCATTGAAATTTTTATTTAATGTAGGTGATAAGTAATGAAGTGGCTTATTGGTTCTGCTGGCGGTTTTATGTTGACTTTTTTAGGTTATTTAACTAAAAAAATAGGTGTTAGATTTGTAGTAGCTTCTTTTGTTATACCACTCACTTTAATTTTTACAGCTGGTTTGGTTTATCTTTTTGGTAAATTATTATCTTATTTTTTAAAAATTTATAATTTAATTAAAGAACTTTTTCCAAAACTTTTTGATTATACTTCTGCTGGTGGTAGTTTTGGTGGTGTTGAAAATTCAACTATAACATCATCTGCTATGGAATTCTTACATCAAAGTGGTTTAGCTACTGCTTTATTAAATTCTATGGATTTATTTATTACTATATTAGTTTTGTTTTTTACTATTAAAATTTATAATATTTTAGTTTGGTTTTATAAAACCATTAATGATATTATAGTTACATTGCTTACTTTGGTAAAGTAGCAATATGTTAAGTTTAATAATAGGTCCTCCAGGAAGTGGCAAAACTTACAAAGTAGTAAATGATATATACGAACAGTATCAGCTACATTTAAAAGATGAATCTAAATACAAATGTATATACACTAATATAAATGGTTTTGATTTTGATAAATTTAACGGATATGTTAAAAAGTTTGATAGATTTGATTTACTCTCAAATGCTGAAAAAGAATATAGTTTAAATAAACAGCATGAAAGCGGTTTTTTAGGAGATATTGGCGACTATGATGAGTATGCTAAAAATCAAGGAATTTATAAAGATTATATAGATAGTCTAATTGTTATAGATGAAGCATATAACATTTTTAATAAAAACTTTAACGATAATTTAGGTAGGTTCTTGTCTTATCATAGACATTTTAACATTGATATAGTTTTTATGCTCCAATCAAAAAGACAAACAAATAGAGAGTATATCATACATTCAGAGTTATTATATGTAGCTCAACCAAGCTCAAAAAGACTTTTTAAAAGTGTATTTAGATATAAAAAATATTCAACTTATGAAGAAAAGAAAGATAATTTAATAACAACTCAAAATCTAAGATTTAAAAAAGATATTGCTAAATTATATCAAAGCGGTTCAGATAAAATTTATAAATCATATGCAACTGGAAAGATATTTTTTCTTTTATTTTTAATCTTATTTTTTTATCTATTCTATAATTTTTTAAAGCCTAAACAAAATAATACTAATCAACAAAATACAGAAATAAAAGCAGTATCAAGCGATATAAAAGAAATTGATTTAAATGTAGATAATAAACATCCTATCTATGAAGATAGTATAGATAATAATAAATCTATCATATATTTATATGGAGATAATAGTTATTTTAAAGTAACTTGTTTTCCAAATTCTTGTAAATTTTCAAATTATACTTTAGATTTGCAAAGCGAAACATTTGTCGAATTGATATCTGTTTCAGATTGTCAAATAATCGTTTCAGATAAGAAAGCTGTTAACTATATTGACTACTATCTTACTTGCCCTAAAGAATTTGAAGAATTTTTAATCAAAATAAATAATACAAATAATGCAAACAATACAAATACAATTCAAAGGGTTGACAATGAAAAAGGTAATATGTTTAATCGTTTTAATAAGTAGCTTATGTTACTCACTAGAATACAGATCTATAAAATTTAACGATTTTCTAGGTGAAATTTCAGGTATTACGGGTAAGAACATTGTAATTAGCGGTAATATTGATACTAATTTTGATGTATTCTTACCAACATTTGATTTAACCAAAGTAGAAGTTATAACAGACCTATTAAACGATATATTAAAAGTTAACAAGTTAAGCTATTCAGTCCAAAACAATGTAATACTAATATATCAAGCAACAGATAGCCAAGATTATATCTTAAATGATTATATAATTAAATTTAAAAATATTAGTAAAGATGATGTTATTTCAGCTTTAAACCTATTTACTGAAAACATTAAATATAGTGTATATAGTGATAGAGTATTGTTAATTACAACACAGGAGCAATACGAAACCATAAAAAGCTTAATAAATGGATTAGATACCTCTTATCAATTTAGACAGTTATCATTTACTATAGTAAGTACTGATAATAATAAACTTAAAGAAATTGGTCCAAATATTCAAGCTATTTTAAATCCTTTAGATAGTTTTTATTTTAAAATCATAACAAATACCTTAACTGTTGATAGTTCTAAAATTAATAAATCAAGCGTTACTACTTTGATTAATCTTTTAAAAGAAAACGGAGTATCAGAACTTTTATACAATCCAAGAGTTACGCTAATAGATAGTAAAGATAGCGTAATAGAAAGCGTTGTA is a genomic window of Campylobacter blaseri containing:
- a CDS encoding zonular occludens toxin domain-containing protein, with product MLSLIIGPPGSGKTYKVVNDIYEQYQLHLKDESKYKCIYTNINGFDFDKFNGYVKKFDRFDLLSNAEKEYSLNKQHESGFLGDIGDYDEYAKNQGIYKDYIDSLIVIDEAYNIFNKNFNDNLGRFLSYHRHFNIDIVFMLQSKRQTNREYIIHSELLYVAQPSSKRLFKSVFRYKKYSTYEEKKDNLITTQNLRFKKDIAKLYQSGSDKIYKSYATGKIFFLLFLILFFYLFYNFLKPKQNNTNQQNTEIKAVSSDIKEIDLNVDNKHPIYEDSIDNNKSIIYLYGDNSYFKVTCFPNSCKFSNYTLDLQSETFVELISVSDCQIIVSDKKAVNYIDYYLTCPKEFEEFLIKINNTNNANNTNTIQRVDNEKGNMFNRFNK
- a CDS encoding type II secretion system protein GspD; protein product: MKKVICLIVLISSLCYSLEYRSIKFNDFLGEISGITGKNIVISGNIDTNFDVFLPTFDLTKVEVITDLLNDILKVNKLSYSVQNNVILIYQATDSQDYILNDYIIKFKNISKDDVISALNLFTENIKYSVYSDRVLLITTQEQYETIKSLINGLDTSYQFRQLSFTIVSTDNNKLKEIGPNIQAILNPLDSFYFKIITNTLTVDSSKINKSSVTTLINLLKENGVSELLYNPRVTLIDSKDSVIESVVKTPIQKSKVEVQNNQTVTTNDIEYQDVGLRLYITNVLITNDSVSFALDLYIENLLDNTNTPRISSRHLKTNVYLTLADSFLIGGINSKETITNIKTIPFIEKIPILGDLTSYEDKQVNDYSFSIFITMLANASEIVFPRYLDNSGNVIVRTGTLAGSKGDPRSGE